Proteins encoded in a region of the Neodiprion virginianus isolate iyNeoVirg1 chromosome 2, iyNeoVirg1.1, whole genome shotgun sequence genome:
- the LOC124297160 gene encoding RRP12-like protein: MGKIKPRLGSRKKAKRWPKGQSSSSNPETKQHRDQARTRFFQENFGPGGLTSDALHKHDAIQGTHQNVQNIEIDDDDETQATTIKTFNTFASDWSSCSNISFSRFLSGFQASSAMHKEMLAVLAAVTEVIKQNGGTESSTEYYAALMTTLEATETEESVAAVLSLLGMGLKTVPISVLRLQFSQASQTFLQVLEKYATSENFLIQRTCIGCLSILLRSQEAAVWSSSSTVRILDAILVFTVHSKPKLRKAAQHAVCSILKGSHIMKNDNPPAYHPAASQVAKHCLVQLEMASQPGGITATLHVLTMLKEIMHQLPKSHVKVICEELLKIMTMNNLLFTSCCLQAFHSLFISKPLETTLPPTLNAQIINALYDYQPAPGDTQPTLAWLAVMQEAHCNLVQNSLQLCAANLPRILEKCTELWLSDRSEVLSGASHTIKTLLQDCVAPLCKYEDGEKKYKTAISKSIHIIQQGMKYQYHSAWHHVLHLLAIIFQIAGKTCQDQLLEILVALAELRDSYKFSYNSEVEYAVGAAVQSMGPEIVLNTIPLQTSTDTIDLNRSWLLPTLKENIVQAPLSYFVKSLLPLATMCEQKSVALKSMNDGIGSHSYQLLTSQIWALLPNFCNNPGDTKDSFKSIARILGIAISERKDLRLSVMASIRKLITRATDDGNKGDIEELAKFAKNFLPLLFNLYTSKPNGSDEEGQRLAALETIKIYLTISSKELAAELFDRALERMQSSDTDRFVKESILDLIRVLACHTDGARLLAVYKEFVPVLTDTKNPKEQKKAYRFLEEICSSEKEACKEFIQQNRHGIQKMLLKSLSSTVASSKGARLRCLEHLVKSQPQLDQTKLLRSIVPEAVLCLKEVNERCRASAYQLLNTIAEQLLQTTKNLEKYIEMLVAGLAGTPTLCSATLLALASVTYNYNGALGLETVKEIVKHACVLLTSPTREIALSAISYIKVYLTIMPSPTVAPMLPTIVTALCDMTDDCQRHFRQKFRDVLVKLIRKYGADLIMGLVKPTATVMLKRIKNLKKIQARKQKMKDQKKSETGSKDGVDDEEFNVKARPKTVEEILADSDDDFVDTETDDGVRGRKQKLKKKAWIHESEENIVDFVDAGAAKNITATQPGALDSTQSIRKKKEGGFKTDEKGRLIIKDDDSDGEMEIKPKKLPFLGSDSENNSDDEDTKSTVSAAKTGRKRRLSGSLDGISMRSDRPASKYQAGGSGIHRPITKNTPKNNPGSEYSAQKARGDIKKKGKPDPYAYVPLTRSALNKRKKMKNAGRFKNIISGAKKGANVGRKNRDRPRKGVGRK, translated from the exons atgggaaaaataaaGCCAAGATTGGGTAGCCGTAAAAAAGCCAAAAGATGGCCTAAGGGACAAAGTTCCAGTTCAAATCCTGAAACCAAACAACACCGGGATCAAGCGCGAACCAGATtctttcaagaaaattttg gTCCTGGCGGTCTAACCTCAGATGCTCTTCATAAGCATGATGCTATACAAGGCACACAtcaaaatgtacaaaatattgaaattgatgacgatgatgagaCGCAAGCAACAACTATTAAAACTTTCAACACATTTGCCAGCGATTGGAGTAGCTGTTCGAACATTTCCTTCAGCAG ATTCTTGAGTGGGTTTCAAGCTAGTTCAGCCATGCATAAGGAAATGTTGGCAGTTTTAGCTGCAGTCACCGAGGTCATAAAACAAAACGGAGGAACCGAATCTTCTACTGAATATTACGCAGCATTG ATGACAACACTAGAAGCAACAGAGACTGAGGAATCAGTGGCAGCCGTATTATCACTGTTGGGAATGGGTTTGAAGACAGTTCCAATAAGTGTCCTTAGACTGCAGTTTAGCCAAGCTAGCCAAACCTTTCTTCAAGTATTGGAGAAGTATGCGACTAGCGAGAATTTTCTGATCCAGCGAACA TGCATTGGATGTCTTTCCATATTATTGAGATCTCAGGAAGCCGCAGTTTGGTCAAGTTCGTCAACCGTGCGAATACTTGATGCAATACTAGTGTTTACAGTTCACTCCAAACCAAAATTGCGAAAGGCTGCTCAACATGCAGTATGTTCAATCCTCAAAG GAAGCCATATAATGAAGAACGACAATCCACCTGCATATCATCCTGCTGCGTCTCAAGTTGCAAAACATTGTCTGGTTCAGCTGGAAATGGCCAGTCAACCAGGTGGAATTACAGCAACTCTGCATGTCCTGACTATGCTGAAAGAAATCATGCATCAGCTCCCCAAATCCCACGTTAAG gTTATTTGTGAAGAACTGCTCAAAATAATGACGATGAATAATTTGCTCTTCACTTCCTGCTGTCTACAAGCCTTCCACAGTTTGTTTATATCGAAACCTTTGGAAACAACATTACCACCTACCTTAAATGCTCAGATCATCAATGCTCTGTACGATTATCAGCCAGCGCCTGGAGACACACAGCCGACTTTAGCGTGGCTTGCCGTAATGCAAGAAGCACATTGCAATCTCGTTCA AAATTCATTGCAACTATGTGCAGCAAATTTACCCAGAATTTTGGAAAAGTGTACAGAACTTTGGTTGTCTGATAGGTCTGAGGTATTGAGTGGTGCATCACACACTATTAAAACACTTTTACAAGATTGCGTTGCGCCTTTGTGCAAATACGaagacggtgaaaaaaa GTACAAGACTGCGATATCTAAATCAATTCATATAATTCAGCAAGGAATGAAGTACCAATATCACTCTGCGTGGCATCACGTTCTCCACTTGCTTGCCATTATTTTCCAG ATTGCAGGCAAAACCTGTCAGGATCAATTGTTGGAAATATTAGTCGCGCTCGCAGAACTGAGGGattcgtataaattttcatacaattcCGAAGTCGAGTATGCCGTTGGAGCTGCTGTTCAGTCCATGGGTCCTGAAATTGTTCTGAACACAATTCCACTACAG aCTTCCACAGATACCATAGATTTGAACAGAAGTTGGCTCTTGCCAACGCTGAAGGAGAACATCGTTCAAGCCCCACTTTCCTATTTTGTGAAGTCATTACTACCGCTGGCTACAATGTGCGA GCAGAAATCAGTTGCTCTGAAGTCCATGAATGATGGAATTGGCTCTCACAGTTATCAGCTGTTGACATCGCAGATTTGGGCTTTGCTTCCAAATTTCTGCAACAACCCAGGTGATACGAAAGACAGTTTCAAG AGCATTGCTAGAATCTTGGGAATTGCTATAAGTGAGCGAAAAGATCTGAGGTTATCAGTTATGGCATCGATACGAAAACTTATAACCAGAGCAACTGATGATGGCAACAAAGGAGACATTGAGGAGTTGGCGAAATTCGCCAAAAACTTTCTTCCTTTGCTATTCAACCTTTATACAAGTAAACCAAACGGTTCTGACGAAGAAGGTCAACGTCTTGCAGCACTAGAAACTATCAAG ATATATTTGACAATAAGTAGTAAAGAATTAGCAGCTGAACTTTTCGATCGCGCATTGGAACGGATGCAGTCTTCTGATACCGATCGCTTCGTAAAAGAGAGTATATTGGATTTAATCAGGGTATTGGCTTGCCATACAGATGGTGCCAGACTCCTTGCTGTTTACAAAGAGTTCGTTCCTGTACTTACAGATACTAAGAACCCAAAGGAACAGAAAAAAGCGTACAG ATTTTTAGAAGAAATATGTAGCAGCGAAAAAGAGGCCTGTAAAGAGTTCATCCAACAGAACAGACACGGCATTCAAAAAATGCTCCTGAAATCTCTGTCTTCTACTGTCGCAAGCAGCAAAGGG GCTCGTCTTCGATGTTTGGAACATCTTGTTAAATCCCAACCTCAATTGGATCAGACAAAACTTCTGAGATCTATAGTACCTGAAGCTGTGCTGTGCCTCAAGGAAGTGAACGAAAGATGTCGAGCATCTGCGTACCAGCTGCTAAACACTATTGCTGAGCAGCTACTTCAAACGACAAAAAATCTTGAGAAGTACATCGAAATGTTGGTCGCAGGTCTTGCTGGCACTCCAACACTCTGCAGTGCAACTTTGCTCGCACTGGCCTCCGTAACTTACAATTACAACG GCGCACTGGGATTGGAGACCGTCAAAGAGATAGTGAAACATGCTTGCGTTTTATTGACTTCGCCAACCAGGGAAATTGCACTATCCGCCATTTCCTACATCAAGGTGTATCTCACTATCATGCCCTCGCCAACGGTTGCACCAATGTTGCCCACAATC GTGACGGCTCTCTGCGATATGACTGATGATTGTCAGAGacattttcgtcaaaaatttcGTGACGTGCTTGTTAAATTGATAAGGAAGTATGGAGCTGATCTGATAATGGGATTGGTCAAACCAACGGCCACAGTCATGCTCaagagaattaaaaatttgaaaaagatacAAGCAAGGAAGCAAAAGATGAAAGAtcaaaaaaaatcagaaaccGGAAGTAAAGATGGTGTGGATGATGAGGAATTCAATGTCAAAGCCAGGCCGAAAAC TGTTGAAGAAATTCTGGCAGATAGCGATGACGATTTTGTAGATACAGAGACAGATGATGGAGTTCGAGGTCGAAAACAGAAGCTAAAGAAAAAGGCATGGATTCACGAAAGCGAGGAGAATATTGTCGACTTCGTGGATGCTGGTGCTGCTAAAAATATTACTG caACGCAACCTGGAGCTTTGGACTCCACTCAGTCgattagaaaaaagaaagagggtGGTTTTAAAACGGATGAAAAAGGTCGTTTGATCATCAAAGATGATGACAGCGATGGCGAAATGGAGATAAAACCGAAAAAGTTACCCTTTCTGGGTAGTGATTCTGAAAACAACAGTG ATGACGAAGACACGAAATCTACTGTATCAGCAGCGAAGACTGGTCGAAAACGGAGACTTAGCGGTAGTTTGGACGGTATAAGTATGCGATCGGATCGCCCTGCGTCAAAATATCAAG CTGGTGGATCAGGTATCCATAGGCCGATTACTAAAAATACACCGAAAAATAATCCCGGCAGTGAGTATTCTGCCCAAAAAGCAAGGGGTGACATCAAAAAGAAGGGAAAACCAGATCCTTACGCTTACGTGCCTTTAACCCGTTCGGCACTGAATAAACG taagaagatgaaaaatgcCGGAAGATTTAAGAACATCATATCAGGTGCTAAGAAAGGCGCAAATGTTGGACGGAAGAATAGAGACAGACCTCGCAAAGGAGTTGgcagaaaataa